CGGACCACCCTGACCGGCGAAGGACTCCAGCACGCCGACGGCCACTCCCCCATCCTCGCCGCCACCAACCCGGCAGTGGTCACCTACGACCCCGCCTACGGCTACGAAATGGGCCACATCATGCGCTTCGGGCTCGAACGCATGTACGGACCGGATTCCGAAGGAAACAATGGGGACCGGAACCTGATGTACTACATCACCGTCTACAACGAACCCATCACCCAGCCGAACGAGCCCGAGAACCTCGACGTTAAGGGTGTGCTGAAAGGCATTCACCGGGTATCTGAGTCGGGTGCTGAAGGCCCCAAGAGCCAGATCTTGGCCTCCGGAGTCTCGGTTCCGTGGGCGCTGGAAGCCCAGCGGATCCTGGCCGAGGACTGGGGCGTCTCCGCGGACGTCTGGTCCGTCACGTCCTGGAACGAACTGCGCCGCGACGGCCTCGCCGCCGAGGAGGAAGCGTTCCTGAACCCCGGCGAACCGGCCCGGGTACCGTTCGTGGCCCGGCAACTCGCCGATGCGCAGGGCCCGGTGGTGGCGGTCTCGGACTACATGAAGGCCGTCCCGGACCAGATCCGCCAGTTCCTGCCGCACCAGTTCGCTTCGCTCGGCGCGGACGGCTTCGGCTTCTCCGACACCCGCGCCGCGGCACGCCGCTTCTTCAAGAACGACACCCACTCCATCGTGGTGAAGACACTGCAGCTGCTCGCGGCGAGGGGCGATGTGGAGGAGGGCGCGCCGTCGTACGCCATGGACCGCTACAAGCTCCTGGACGTCAACGCCGGCACCACCGGCGGAGCAGGCGGCGACGCCTGACGGGCCGGTTCGTGCGACAGCCGACGGCGGTGTTCCTTTGGGACGCCGCCGTCACCTGTCATATGGGGTGGATAGGCTGGGGCGATGGCTGACCCGAATGAACCGCGCACGACGGCGGTGCTGCTCGCTGCCGGGGCGGGCACCCGTTTGGGGCGCGGTCCCAAAGCCCTGCTGCCGTTCCGCGGCCGGACCCTGGTGGAAGTCCTGGCCGGCGTGGTGCTCGACGGCGGTTGCCGCGAGGTGGTGATCGTACTCGGCGCCGACGCCGCGAAGGTCCGTGAAACCACCGGCCTCACCCAGTACACCGTCATCGAAAACCCGGGCTGGCAGTCCGGAATGGGCAGCTCGTTCCGGCGGGGAGTTGCCGCGGCGGCAACCGAAGACAATGTGCTGATGGCGCTCGTGGACCAGCCCGGCCTCACGCCGGAAACGGTGGCCCGACTCCTGGACGCCCACCGGCCCGGCCGTGTAACAGCAGCCGCCTACCGCGGACCGGACGGCGCCCTCCGGCGCGGCCATCCGCTGCTGCTGGATGTCACCCTCCGGTCCGAAGCGGCAGAGTCGGCAACGGGCGACGCCGGCGCCCGGCTCTTCCTTCAGGCCCACCCGGATCTCATCGACCTGGTGGACTGCAGCGACCAGTCCGGCGGTGAAGATCTCGACACCCCGGACCAGCTGCGGCTGCTGGACTAGTCCCAACCACGAGCCGGACCACACGCCGGCAGACCGTCCTACTGCCGCATCCCCGCTGAGAGCAGCTCCTCCAACCCCCGCTTGAAGCCGGACCGGCCGCCGTGGGCGGGATGCCTGATTTTCGGCGCCTCCAGACCGCTCCGCTGCAGGCTGCGGTGGGCCACGTTACCCACGGCCACCACGGTTTCGATGGGATACAGCTCTGTCAGCGCCTGCCAAAACGGAGTTCCAAGGGCCGCTTCGGAAGCCGTTGGGGTGCGGTTGGACAGTGGCCGCCCCGGCACATGGGTATGCCAGGGGCAGGCGCTCCACAGCACGGGAAGGAAGTCCAGTTCTGCCAGTACGTCCCACATCACTGTGGCCGTCGGCTCCGCCGCTACCCCCTCAGCCTCTGCCACTGCCGGCAGCACGTAGCCCTTTCCCGGCCCGAACAGTCCGAAGGTGTTTGCGGGCCCCTCGAACATGGTGCGGTTGGTGAAGGGAACGCCGGTGACCCGCATGCCCCTGAAGCCTGGCGCTTCCCCCACCAGCAGCACTTTCGGACGGCGGTCCAGCATCTCCTGCAGGTAGATTCCCAGGTTCCGGCGCCGCTGCGCATTGGCTGGCGTCGCGTGATCGAAGAAGTTGTTGCACCCGTGCCCTGTTGCCACCTCCGCGAGCCGGTCAATAAAGCCATCAATGGAGGATGAGGTCATTGCAACGCCCGCTTCCCTTGTCAGCTCGTACGCCAATCAGAATATCCGGACCGGTTCACCGCACCTCCAAGCTCAGGCCCGCCCGAGTCACCGCCGCCTTAGCATTGGGGCATGACGGACATGACCATCTTCACGATTGGGCACTCCACTCATCCCATCGAGGAGTTCATCGGCATCCTGAAGGCCCACGGCGTCAGGAAACTGATCGATGTGCGCACCGTCCCGAAGTCGCGGCACAATCCGCAGTTCAATTCGGACGCCCTGGCGGCGAGCCTGCGTGCCAGCGGGATCACCTACCGGCGGATGCAATCCCTCGGCGGGCTGCGGCACGCCCGGAAGGACAGCCCCAACGATGCCTGGCGCAACGCATCTTTCCGGGGCTACGCGGACTACATGCAGACCGAAGAATTCTCAACTGCCATCGACCAGCTGATGGAGCGCGGGCGGACCAACAACGCGGTGATCATGTGCGCGGAAGCCGTCCCCTGGCGCTGCCACCGCTCACTGATCGGTGACGCGCTCCTGGTCCGGAACGTCGAGGTGCTGGACATCATGACGGAAAAGTCCGCCAAACCCCACACCCTGACCTCCTTCGCACGGGTCGATGGAGAGCGGGTGTGGTATCCGGCAGGCTAACCGGCGTTGAAGGAAGAAGCGGTCATTCACCGGACCGCGTTAAGACGGCGGCCACACTTTCGGCGGCTGCCTGGTCCGCCTTGGCCAACCGTGACTTCTTGAGGTTCTCCCGCACGATCCAGCGCACATCCTTGTCCTCGCTGGCAGCCCACCTTTTCAGGCGCCCGAAGCCCTCCGCCGGTGCTGCCGCAATTGCAACACTCCAGCAGTAACCCAGCCCCTGTCGCAGCACACGAAACTCTTCGGCACGCCGCGACTGAACATTTAGGCCCCGGACTGACATTGTGATCCGGTCCAGGGCATCCAGGGCCCGGACGGCATCCTCCGTAGCGCCAAGCAGGCGGGGTTCACAGATACCGGCCGCGATGGCGCGTTGTACCAGCGGCGGACCATCCACCCAACCCCGGGCCAAGGCCCACAACCCGGGCATGTTCGCATCTCCAAGCCGCTGCAGGGCCATGGCAACTCCCTCGCGCACCCGCCAGCGGGAATCGGCTGCCAGCGCCCTCAACACTTCCGCGGCCCGCACCTGGCCGTCGGCAAGCAAACGGCCAAAGCCGACGGCGCCGCAGGTCGCCAGGTATTCATCCCGGCTCTCCGCGCACTCTCGGATCAATGCCGGGTCAGCCACATCGGCAAAAGCCTCCGCAAGCTCTATGTTCCCGCGGGGGCCGGGAAGGCCGGATTCGCCGTTCAGGTAGGCCACCCACTGGTCAGGGGGAGCGACTCCAGCACCGCCCTGTAGTCCGCTCGTTTGGTCATAAGCCAATTCCTCGCTCCCGAAGCGCCCCTGACCGTGAAGAAATATTGGCCGCTACCAGCGCGGATGGATCGATTCGCGGAAGTAGCGGTCGTAGATTTCCCGGACGCCGACGTCGAACGTTGCGTCTATGCCGCCGGCATCCGCCGCGGCGGCGTTGGAGCGGGCCTGGTCCACGTTCCGCGCACCCGGGATCACTGTGCTGACGCCGTCCTGCGCCGCGATCCAGGCGATGGCCGCTTGGGCGGTGCTGACGCCGTCGGGCACCAGTTCCTCGAACTCGGCCACCGCTTTGAGGCCCTCTCCGAAGTCCACACCGGAGAACGTCTCCCCAACGTCGAAAGATGAGCCGTCGCGGTTGTAGTTCCGGTGGTCGTTCTCCGCGAAGAACGTGTCCGCAGTGTATTTGCCGGACAGCAGGCCCGAGGCGAGCGGCACGCGGGCGATGATGCCCACCCCTGCGGTCGCCGCCGCCGGCAGCACCTCGTCCAGCGGCTTCAGGCGGAAGGCGTTGAGGATAATCTGCACCGTGGCCGTGCCCTCGTGCCGCATGGCTTCGAGGGCTTCGTCGGTCCGTTCCACGCTGACGCCATAGTTCCGGATGACGCCCTCGGCCACGAGGGTGTCCAGCGCGTCATACACTTCGGCGTTGCTGTACACGGCGGTGGGCGGGCAGTGCAGCTGGACCAGGTCCAGCTGTTCCATGCCCAGGTTGCGCCGGGACCGGTCCGTCCACTCGCGGAAGTTGGCGAGGTTGTAATTCTCCGGCTGCTGTTCCACCCGGCGGCCCATCTTGGTGGCCACCGTGATGTCCAGGCCGGGGTTGTCCGCCAGGAACGCGCCGATGGCCTGCTCGCTCCGGCCGTCGCCATAGACGTCCGCAGTGTCGAAGAACGTGACACCCGTTTCCACGGAGGCGGCCAAGATGGCCCGTGCCTGGGCGGGGTCCACATTGCCCCAATCCGCGCCAAGCTGCCAGGTCCCCAGTCCAACAATGGAGACGTTCCGTCCGGTCTTGCCCAATGTGCGCTTTTCCATCATCCGACTATAGGCCGTTAGCGCTCTCAAGGTGCGAGGCCAGGCCCGCTTCCTTCAGTCCCAGGTAGATCTTGTCCCTCGCGATGGGCAGCTCGGTGAACCTCACGCCCGTGGCGTTCCGAATGGCATTCGCGAGCGCCGGAGCCACCGGATTGAACGGGCTTTCGCTCATTGACTTCGCCCCGAGCGGGCCCAGTTTGTCGCTGGTTTCGGCGAAGTACACCTCGCTCCGGGGCACGTCCGCGAAGGTGGGGATGTGGTACTGCCGGAGGATGTCCGTGGTGACCTTCCCGCCGTCGTCCACTTTGACTTCCTCGTACAGCGCGGCGCCGAGGGCCTGTGCGATCCCGCCTTCGATCTGGCCGCGGCACTGCCGGGGGTTGACCACCACGCCGGCGTCGGCGGCCTGGACGCTCTGCAGGATCTTCAGCTCCCCGGTTCCGGTGTTGACCGCCACCCGGAAGCCCTGGACGTTGAAAGCGACCGACCGCGGAGTCCCGCCCCAGTGCCCTTCGGTGGCAAGCTCGACGCCGGCAGCCTCCGCGGCGTCGAAGATTTCCGTCAGCGGCACCCGGGTCCCTTCGCACACCACGGCGTCCTCCTCCATCACGCAGCCGGAGGACTGCACCCGCCGGATGCCGGCGGCAAACGCACGGATCCGGACAGCCAGCTCTTCAGCCGCGGCCAGGGTGGCCTTGCCGGCCACCACGGTCCCGGCCGAGCCGAAGGCGCCGGTATCGTGCTCCACGAGGTCCGTGTCCGACTGCCGCACGGTGACGCGCCCGGCCGTCGTGGACAGCGCGGTGGCCGCGAGCTGCGCGTGGACGGTAGTGGTGCCGTTGCCGAATTCGGCGGTCCCGACGTCGGCCGCGTACCTTCCGTCCGGAAGGAGCCGGAGCTTTGAGTGGGCAAAGTGGCCGCGCGGGGGGACAGTGTCGATCATGGACAGAGCCGTCCCCTCCCCCGTGACCCAGTCCGGACCCAGGTCGTCCAGCCCGGCGGCCCGGTACCGTTCGAGGCCGCGGGCCAGGGCGTCCTGCACCAGCCGGGTGCACTGGTCCAGCCCGTAGCTGCCGTAGTGGACGTCCTCTTCCGGATCGGAATGGGTGGAGAGCATGTCGTCACCCTCGAGGACCATGTTGCGGCGGCGGAACTCCAGCGGATCCATCCCGATCCCGGTGGCGAGCTCGTCGATGCCGGACTCGATGGCGAAGATCATCTGGCTCAGGCCGTAGCCCCGGAACGCCCCGGACGGAACCGTGTTGGTGTACACCGCGTGGGCGTCCACCTTCTTGTTGGCACACTTGTACACCCCAGGGATTCGCCGCAGCCGTGGAACATCACGCCGGGGGCATGGTTGCCGTAGGCGCCGGTGTTGGTGAGCACATCCAGCTGCAGCGCGGTGAGCCGGCCGTCGCTGCTCGCGCCGGCTTTGAGGTGGATGGTGAAAGGATGCCGGGTGGTGGAGGCCGTGAACTGCTCCGTCCGGGTGAATTCGAGCTGCACCGGACGCTTGAGCTTCAGCGCCGCCAAGGCAACAACGTCCTCGGTGAGCACCTCCTGTTTCCCGCCGAAGCCGCCGCCCACCCGGCCGGCGACCACGCGGATCTGCTCTTCCGGCATGGCAAAGACCCGGGACAGCGTGCGCCGGACCAGGAACGGCACTTGGCTGGAGGTGCGGACCTGGAGCCGGCCGTCAGCGTCCACGGATGCGATGGAGGCGTGCGTTTCCAGCGCGGCGTGCTGCACCCGGTGGGTCCGGTACGTCTGTTCATGGATGAAATCGGCCTCGGCAAATCCCGCTTCGACACTGCCGAGTTCCGAATGCAGCTCCGCCACGACGTTCCGTTCAGGCCGGCCGATGCGTGCGGTGGCCGCGTCCTTTTCGCCGTGGATCGCGGGGGCGCCCGGCAGCATTGCTTCCTCGGGCGTGAAGACGGCGTCCAGCACCTGGTACCCGACGTTGAGCGCGCGCACGCCGGCTTCCGCCGCCGCCACGGAATCGGCGACGACGGCGGCAACCTTCTGTCCGATGAACCGGACGACGTCGTCCAGGACGCGGGTATCGTCCGGGTCGTCCGTGTAGAGCTCATGCTGGGCGGTGGAAAACAGCTGGGCAGGGGCGTCCTCGTGGGTGAAGACGGCCACCACACCGGGGATTTCCAGGGCCGCGGTTGAGTCGATGGAGAGCACCCTGGCATGGGCATGCGGCGAGCGCAGGAGCTTCAGGTGCAGTAGCCCCGGCAGTTCATCCGCGGGCACGTCCAGGGTGTAGCGGGCCTTTCCGGTCACGACGGCGAGGCCCGCGGGGGCCGGAACATCGTCGCCGAGCTGGCCCGGCTTGGGCCCGGGCTGCCCTCCGCCGGCGATCCCCGAACCGAGCCCCTTGGGATCCGGGTGTCCCTCATGGCCGCAGACGGCATCCTCGATGGCCCGGTATCCGGTGCAGCGGCAGAGGTTTCCCTTGAGGTTGCGGGGCAGGTTTTCCTTCTGCTCCTCGTCGAACGTCGCGGCCGTCATCACCATGCCGGCGGTGCAGAATCCGCACTGGAATCCCTGGCGGTCCAGGAACTGCTGCTGCATCGGGTGGAGGGCGCCGGCGGTTCCTGCCGTGTTGGCGCCGTTCCTGTCGGTGCCGTCCGCGTCAGTCGTTCCGGATCCGCAGGTGCGGGCCAGTCCCTCGATGGTGGTGACAGCGTGGCCCTCGGCCCGAACGGCCGGGTAGATGCAGCTGTGCACGGGTGTGCCGTCCACGTGGACGGTGCAGGCCCCGCAATCGCCGCCGTCGCAGCCCTTCTTGACGCCGAAGTTGCCCTGTTCCCGCAGGAACGTGCGGAGGCACTGGCCGGGACGGGGCTCGGCCTCGGCCGTGACGCCGTTGATTTCAATGGCACGCGTGGTGTGGTTGGCCATGCTCAGGCCCCTTCCTGCTGAGGCGAAACCTGCGATGAGGCCGGGTGCTGTGTGTTCCGCTGCTGTATATTGCGCAACGGTGACGTGCGCCGCGGCGGCCAAAAATCCCCGGAAACGCGGGCAGGCGGAACACCGGCCGGTGCTTCCAGTTCAGCGCGGATTTCCTCGGCGAGGCGGTACGTCATGTCTTTCCGCCAGGCCGGCAGGCCGTGGATGTCGTCGTGGTACAGCTCGGTCGGAATGGCGGCGTCGAGCGCTTCGACGAGGGCAGCTGCAGACGTCGAAGCGCCGGACTGAGCATCCCCCGTCGGAGCCGGGAAGCGCAGCTGCACGGGGCGCTTGGTGGCCGCGGTGACCGTGAGGACCAGGGTGCCGCCGGCGTCGAGCCTTCCTATGAGCAGCACCCCCGACCGGCCCATGTTGCTGAGCGACAGACGCCGGAACGCCACCCGGGCGGCGAGCGCTGAGGCCGGGAGGTGGAGGCCGCGCAGGAGTTCGCCGGGGGCAAGGCAGTTCTTGCCGTCGCCGGTGACGAACTCGGTCACGGGCACGGTGCGGCGGGCGCCGCCCGGTCCGAGCACGGTGGCCTCCGCGTCGAGCGCGGCACAGAGCGAAATCATGGGACCGGCGGGCAGCGAGGTGCAGAGGTTGCCGCCCACCGTGGACATGTTCCACACCTTGAAGGAGGCCACGAAGGAGTCGCAGCAGGGGCGGACAAGGTCCAGGGCGGGCCAGGCGGCTGCCCACTCCCCCAGGGCGTCCGATTCAGGCAGCGCATACATCTCCGCCACAGTGCAGGTTGCCGCGAGCTCGACGCCCGAATCCGTGACCGTGACGGCGGGCCAGCCGGCGGCGCCGAGGTCCAGCAGCCGCCGGAGCGGCTCCCTGCCGAACGCGAAGCTCCCGTAGGAGAAGAGCACCGTTCCGCCGGCGAGCCAGGCATCCCCGTCGCGCCATTCGGCCGGGTCTTCGGTGCGGACCACGGCCTCGATGGTATTCATGTCCATGGGGTCTCCTGGCGTTGCGTGGTGTTGGCGTTGTGAATGGGACCGGTATGAATGGGGCCCCGGCCGTCCTTCAGCGACGACGCCCGCACGGAGGCACCGGCGGCGCGGCTCCGGCCGGCCACGAGCTCCGCCGTGATGGACACGGCCACTTCGGCCGGCGTCACTGCGCCGAGGTCCAGTCCGATGGGCGAATGCAGCCGGGCAAGGGCCTCCGCGGTTACTCCAGCGGCGAGCAGGGAATCAACGCGCTGCCGGTGGCTTCGCCGCGATCCCATGGCGCCCACATAAGCCAGGTCCAGGCTCAGCGCGGTTTCCAGCAGCGGGATGTCGAACTTGGGGTCGTGGGTCAGGACGCAGGCCACGGTCCGGGCATCGATCCGCCCTGCCGCGGCTTCCTCCGCCAGATAGCGGTGCGGCCAGGCCGTGACCACCTGGTCCGCGCCGGCGAACCGGGACTGGCCCGCGAAGGCCGGCCGCGCATCGCACAGCGTCACGTGATAGCCCAGCAGCTGGGCCGCGGGCAGCAGCGCCGCGCCGAAGTCGTTGGCACCGAAGATCAGCAGGCGGGCCGGCGGAAGCCGGCTCTCCACGAGCAGCGTGATGGGCTCCGGGCTGGCGTCGGCGCTTGGCGCCACGGCTGTGCCGGATAGGCAGCCCTCCGGCGGCGCGAGCCGGACCAGTCCGGTCCGGCCACCCCGCAGCAGCGGTTCCAGCTGGGCAGCGGCCGCCCGCATCAGCCGCCCGGCTGCCGGTGCGCCAAGTGAGGCCAGTCCCAGCAGCGCCGCGAGTTCGGTGGAAGACGCCACGGATTGTCCCAGCAGGAAGCCTGCCGGATCCGGGATTACTACGGCGCCGCCTCCGTGGGCGTCCACCCTGCGGATCAGTGCCAGGCCGGTGGCGGCCCCGTGGCCGGCGAGCACCTGCAGGTTCTCCAGCCGGAGTCCGCCGGGCGCCGAGCCCAGCGGCTCGATGTGGATCTCCAGTTCCCCGCCGCAGGTGAGCCCGACGGCGAACGCATCCTCGGCGCTGTAGCCAAAAAACTCGCGGCGGGTGCCGCCGTCGTGCATTGCCTCCAGTGCTGCCTCCACGACGGCGCCTTCAACGCAGCCGCTGGACAGGCTGCCCAGGACTTCGCCGGCTTCGGAGACCAGCATGGACGTGCCCAGCGGCCTCGGCACGGATCCCCCGGTGCCCACCACGGTGGCCACGGCGCAGCGCTGGCCGGTGGCGGCGGGCTGCCATTCCTTCAGTGAAGGCATCAGATCCAACATTGCTGCACTCCCTTTTCCTGTGCCGCGATGGTGTCCATATTCTCGTTCCTATCCTGCGCCGGGGGAAGCACCGGCAGTTGTGGCGCCTGCGCCAGTTTTATTGCAGTTGAGCTGACCGGCAGTTTGGTGGACCGGGGCCGGCCCCATCTGCCTGCCCCGGTCCGGTCTAAGGGGGTCCCTACGCGCCGAGGAGGGCGTTGATGGGACCGCGGGCGAAGTAGATCAGGAAGCCTGCCGTGACCACCCACATCAGGGGGTGCACCTTCCGGATCTTGCCGGAGCAGGCACTGATGACTGCCCAGGAGATGAAGCCCACGCCGATGCCGTTGGCTATGGAGTAGCTCAGCGGCATGGTGACGATGGTCAGGAATGCCGGCAGCGCCACGGAGAACTTGCTGAACTTGATCTCGCGGATCTGGGCCATCATCATCGCGCCCACCACCACCAGGGCGGCCGCGGCAACTTCCAGCGGGACCACTGACGTGAGCGGAGTCAGGAACATCGAGCCCAGGAACAGCACCCCCGTAACCACGGAGGCCAGTCCGGTGCGGGCTCCTTCCCCGATGCCCGCGGCGGAATCGATGTACACCGTGTTGGACGAACCGGAGGTGGCACCGCCGGCCACGGCTCCCAGGCCTTCGACGATGAAGGCGGACTTCAACCGCGGGAACGTCCCGTCCTTGTGCGCCACGCCGGCGCTCTTGGCCAGGCCGGTCATGGTTCCCATGGCATCGAAGAAGTTGGTGAACACGAGCGTGAACACCAACATGGTGGCGGCGAGCCCGCCGATCCGGCCAAAGGCACCGAACAGGTCGAAGTGTCCCACCAGGCCCAGGTCGGGAGCCGAAACGAGCTGCCCGGAGAGCACCGGGGTGTTCAGGTGCCAGCCGCCGGGGTTGCTTTCGCTGCCCGGGCCGATCTTCAGGAACGCCTCCACCACTGCGGCCAGCACGGTGGTGGCCACAATGCCGATCAGCAGGCCGCCCTGGACCTTGCGGGCCACGAGGATGCCCATGACCAGCAGGCCCACGATGAACACCAGGGTGGGAACGGACGTGATGGAGCCGTTGTCGCCCAGCTGGACCGGAGGGCCGGCCGTGGTGGCCCGGACAAAGCCGGAATCCACGAAGCCGATGAAGGCGATGAACAGGCCGATGCCCACCGTGATGGCGGCCTTCAGCTCCTTCGGCACAGCCCGGAAGATGGCTGTCCTGGCGCCGGTGACGCCGAAGAGGACGATCAGGATGCCGTTGATGACCACCAGGCCCATGGCCTCGGCCCACGTGACTTCGTGGATCACCGCCACAGCAAGGAAGGAGTTGATGCCCAGTCCGGCTGCCAGTCCGAAGGGCAGGTTGGCGATCAGCCCGAACAGGATGGTCATGACGCCGGCGGTGAGGCCGGTGACGGCGCCCACCTGCGCTGCGGACAGCCAGCCCCCGGCAACATCGGTGGGGGCGTTGTCCGCGCTGAAGCCGCCGAGGATCAGCGGGTTGAGGATGACGATGTAGGCCATGGTGAAGAACGTGACCAGACCACCGCGCACCTCGCGGGCCAGCGTGGAACCGCGCTTGGTGATCCCGAAGAAACGGTCCAGGAAAGCGTTCGACGGCTGCGGGCGCTTGGGGGCGGCAGGCTGCTGCCGCTCTTCGGTGGTGGTGTCCAGGATTGTCATGTCAGCCACCGGCCCTAGTAATCAATCCTGGAGTCGAGCGTGTTCCAGGTGTTGAACGGTTCGAGGATCGGAGGAGCCTGGGGGTCCACGAGTTCCAGCTTGGCCACCGGCATCAGCGCATCGCGCCGGTGGTTTTCGAAGTACTCGTAGAACACGGCGTCGTCGAAGCCCACGGACGCGGCGTCGTGCCGGTCCGCCGCGAACACCACGCGCTCCACCCGGGCCCACAGCGCCGAGGCCAGGCACATGGGGCACGGCTCGCAGCTGGTGTAGAGGGTTGCGCCGGTGAGGTCAAAGGTGCCCAGCTCGCTGCAGGCGCGGCGGATGGCCGTGACTTCGGCGTGGGCTGTGGGGTCGTTCGTGGCGGTGACGCGGTTGACGCCGTCGAACGTTTTTCCGTCTGCCGTGACAATGACGGCGCCGAACGGACCGCCGCTGTTCAGGACGTTGGCCGTGGCCAACTCGATGGATTTGGCCAGGAAATCCTGGGCCGTGACGGTGGTACTCATGATGCGACTCCCTTTGCTGGGAAGCCGGTACGCCGAGGTGGAACGAAAGGGCCAGATGCGACGGTTACCAGGCTTCAGCATGTGCTTTTGAAGGTTAAGTTGCGCCTGGTAGATAGCTTCCCCGGAGTCCGGGGGCCCGCCTTTGGCAAAATCGAGATTAGCACCGGAACGTGAGCTGCGCCATAGGTTTTGGAAAGTTAATTTCGTGATGTGAAATTTGGATGTCCAAGTTGTCACATCAGGCTGGGTCAACCCGGATCGTTGACGCGGCCCTTCCCGCCGTCCTACGCTGATGCCCAACCGGCGCTCGCCGCCGGGAGCCTGGATCAGCAGACAGGCCTTCACTGAGCTGGCACTTCATCCGCACACTCAGACAGGAGCGCCCACATGCCCACGCAACCCTCGCACCCCCCGGAATCCCGGCTCTGGATCCGGAATCCGCTCGCAGCCTTCACCGCCAACACCCTGGACGCCTCCGGCGGCATCGTGGTGAGCGGCGGAGTCATCACCGAAGTGCTCGCCGCAGGCCAGCTGCCGTCCGCACCCTGCCAGGAAACGTTCGACGCCGGTAGCCACGTCCTGCTGCCCGGCCTGATCAACACGCACCACCACTTCTACCAAACGCTCACCCGTGCCTGGGGCCCCGTGGCCAACGCGCCGCTGTTCCCGTGGCTGCAGAACCTGTACCCGGTCTGGGCCCGGCTCAGGCCGCGGGACCTGGAACTGGCAACCACTGTTGCGCTCGCGGAACTGCTGCTCTCCGGCTGCACCACGGCCGCGGACCACCACTACCTCTTCCCCGACGGCATGGAAGGCGCCATCGACATCGAGGTCCGGGCGGTGCGGGAGCTGGGCATGAGGGCAACCCTCACCCGCGGTTCCATGACACTCGGGGAGGACGACGGCGGCCTGCCGCCGCAGTCCACCGTCCAGCTGCCGGAAGTGATCCTGGCGGACAGCGAACGGCTCGTCCGCGAGTACCACGAGCGCGGCGACGGCGCCGTCATCCAGATTGCCCTGGCCCCTTGCTCGCCGTTTTCCGTGACCAAGGAGATCATGGCCGAAAGCGCCCTGATGGCATCGCGGCTGGACGTGCGGCTGCACACGCACCTCGCCGAAACGCTGGACGAGGAAGACTTCTGCCGCGAGATGTTCGGGCTTCGCACCGTGGACTACCTGGACAGCGTGGGCTGGCTTACGGACCGCACCTGGCTGGGCCACGGCATCCACTTCAGCGACGCCGAGATCGCCCGACTGGGAGCCGCGGGCACCGCCGTCGCGCATTGCCCCACCTCAAACATGCGGCTGGCATCCGGGACCGCGCGGGTCCTGGAACTGGAGGCCGCGGGAGTTCCCGTGGGGTTGGGAGTGGACGGATCGGCGTCGAACGATGCCTCGAACATGATCCTCGAGGCGCGGCAGGCGCTGTACCTGCAGCGGCTGCGCTACGGGGCCCAGGTGCCGGTGGAACGGGCGCTGGGCTGGGCGACGC
This genomic window from Arthrobacter sp. 24S4-2 contains:
- the nboR gene encoding nicotine blue oxidoreductase → MADPNEPRTTAVLLAAGAGTRLGRGPKALLPFRGRTLVEVLAGVVLDGGCREVVIVLGADAAKVRETTGLTQYTVIENPGWQSGMGSSFRRGVAAAATEDNVLMALVDQPGLTPETVARLLDAHRPGRVTAAAYRGPDGALRRGHPLLLDVTLRSEAAESATGDAGARLFLQAHPDLIDLVDCSDQSGGEDLDTPDQLRLLD
- a CDS encoding uracil-DNA glycosylase — encoded protein: MTSSSIDGFIDRLAEVATGHGCNNFFDHATPANAQRRRNLGIYLQEMLDRRPKVLLVGEAPGFRGMRVTGVPFTNRTMFEGPANTFGLFGPGKGYVLPAVAEAEGVAAEPTATVMWDVLAELDFLPVLWSACPWHTHVPGRPLSNRTPTASEAALGTPFWQALTELYPIETVVAVGNVAHRSLQRSGLEAPKIRHPAHGGRSGFKRGLEELLSAGMRQ
- a CDS encoding DUF488 family protein, coding for MTDMTIFTIGHSTHPIEEFIGILKAHGVRKLIDVRTVPKSRHNPQFNSDALAASLRASGITYRRMQSLGGLRHARKDSPNDAWRNASFRGYADYMQTEEFSTAIDQLMERGRTNNAVIMCAEAVPWRCHRSLIGDALLVRNVEVLDIMTEKSAKPHTLTSFARVDGERVWYPAG
- a CDS encoding HEAT repeat domain-containing protein, with the translated sequence MAYDQTSGLQGGAGVAPPDQWVAYLNGESGLPGPRGNIELAEAFADVADPALIRECAESRDEYLATCGAVGFGRLLADGQVRAAEVLRALAADSRWRVREGVAMALQRLGDANMPGLWALARGWVDGPPLVQRAIAAGICEPRLLGATEDAVRALDALDRITMSVRGLNVQSRRAEEFRVLRQGLGYCWSVAIAAAPAEGFGRLKRWAASEDKDVRWIVRENLKKSRLAKADQAAAESVAAVLTRSGE
- a CDS encoding aldo/keto reductase yields the protein MEKRTLGKTGRNVSIVGLGTWQLGADWGNVDPAQARAILAASVETGVTFFDTADVYGDGRSEQAIGAFLADNPGLDITVATKMGRRVEQQPENYNLANFREWTDRSRRNLGMEQLDLVQLHCPPTAVYSNAEVYDALDTLVAEGVIRNYGVSVERTDEALEAMRHEGTATVQIILNAFRLKPLDEVLPAAATAGVGIIARVPLASGLLSGKYTADTFFAENDHRNYNRDGSSFDVGETFSGVDFGEGLKAVAEFEELVPDGVSTAQAAIAWIAAQDGVSTVIPGARNVDQARSNAAAADAGGIDATFDVGVREIYDRYFRESIHPRW
- a CDS encoding xanthine dehydrogenase family protein molybdopterin-binding subunit, translating into MIFAIESGIDELATGIGMDPLEFRRRNMVLEGDDMLSTHSDPEEDVHYGSYGLDQCTRLVQDALARGLERYRAAGLDDLGPDWVTGEGTALSMIDTVPPRGHFAHSKLRLLPDGRYAADVGTAEFGNGTTTVHAQLAATALSTTAGRVTVRQSDTDLVEHDTGAFGSAGTVVAGKATLAAAEELAVRIRAFAAGIRRVQSSGCVMEEDAVVCEGTRVPLTEIFDAAEAAGVELATEGHWGGTPRSVAFNVQGFRVAVNTGTGELKILQSVQAADAGVVVNPRQCRGQIEGGIAQALGAALYEEVKVDDGGKVTTDILRQYHIPTFADVPRSEVYFAETSDKLGPLGAKSMSESPFNPVAPALANAIRNATGVRFTELPIARDKIYLGLKEAGLASHLESANGL
- a CDS encoding xanthine dehydrogenase family protein subunit M, whose product is MDMNTIEAVVRTEDPAEWRDGDAWLAGGTVLFSYGSFAFGREPLRRLLDLGAAGWPAVTVTDSGVELAATCTVAEMYALPESDALGEWAAAWPALDLVRPCCDSFVASFKVWNMSTVGGNLCTSLPAGPMISLCAALDAEATVLGPGGARRTVPVTEFVTGDGKNCLAPGELLRGLHLPASALAARVAFRRLSLSNMGRSGVLLIGRLDAGGTLVLTVTAATKRPVQLRFPAPTGDAQSGASTSAAALVEALDAAIPTELYHDDIHGLPAWRKDMTYRLAEEIRAELEAPAGVPPARVSGDFWPPRRTSPLRNIQQRNTQHPASSQVSPQQEGA